The window GGAAAGAAACAAGAAGATGACACTGCAAAGAGAAGCATACTCTTGAGAAAGCTGGCGAGGGTTCCATCGGTGATTGATTCACCCATGTGAGGCACAACAGCTTCAACAACATCCCCTTCAATCACAATATACAAGAAAGTGCGTCAAAAATCCTAGAAATACATGTTACAGCAATAGCATAGACCCAAAAAACCCCAAACTGAGCCACACATTTCATAAAAATCGGaaccaaaataaaatgaatattgTCGGTTAGCTGAGCTGAGATGTATCATCTATACAAACACTGATAATGTAGTTCTAACGGGTCACTTAGCAAAGCTATTGTGTGTGGGTTCAAATTCAAAAGCAAgagaaacaataaaaatatctcAGCTAGAGAAACCAACCATACCACTATCAGATGAAAAAGGCCTGACCCATCTTTGCAGGGTTGTGCCTCGGAAGCTGCTGGAAACAGTCCTACACACATCAATATAATATTGGTAAGGCTGAAAGTACAAGAAATGTAAGAGATTCTGATTATAtccatgaagaaaaaaaaaactgaggtTCTTCCTAACCTGGAGCAGTCTGGACACCCTGCAGAACAAAGAAACACAAATACGAGAACAATTGTCAACTAAaagaaccaaaataaaataatacataatcaCAATAACAAAAGGTtctgtgataaaaaaaaaaaagaaaaacctgGACAAGAACGATGATggaagctacgagcatggcttCCACGAGGCACCAGAGTCTGTTACAATACAAACaacactttaaaaaaataaaatagcttGTCCATGGAAGAAGACACACAAAGGATCACAAATCTACAACTGGTTTAAGAAACCTCCTAAGAGGATGATGTTCACATGTATAGAGAGAGCTAAAATCAAATGATATGTAATAATAACAAGACAATCTGGATAAGAAACATTACATCTGTTGATGAAACAGAGTGAAAGCTTTGAGTAGACGCTGCAACGCGAGATGATTGCAGTGATTTTCCAAATCCCTGAAAGAGAGAAGAAGTATCATATTTCTGAAATGATCTAATCACAAAATATGGCACGGatcttgataaaaaaaaaaaaggaagactaaccaaagaagaagcagaagagaCTCTACTCGAAGCTCTCCTTATGACAGCACGCAGCATCATCGTACCAAATCTCTGTAATAATCAATTAGTTGTGCGGTGAGAGATTTTATTGTAATAATCGCACAAACAGACAAATCAAGAAACGAAATGGGAAACTTGTTTAATCCTAAGACAATACTTTCTCCAAATCAGAAACCAATCGTGACCAAATTTGATTAGATTCGTACTTTAACGCAAACACacaaaagtaaaaatgaaaCGCGAACTGGAGGCGAAAGAGGTTGGATTCTTACCAAAGAGCCCAGCGATAAGCTTAAGCGCCGAATGAGAAAGTTTAGGGTTGCAGAATTGATTGATCGAAGGAGAGAGATGAGTGGGGAAAAGCGTATGACTTTTCTGAGCTTTTGAGCAAGTCGCTAGAATATGGCAACTTCACAGGATTCTTACACGTGTCGAAGCTTCCTTTTTCTGACCAAATGAATATATTCAcgtaaaatcaaatatattggAGCAGTAAATGTGCAGTGTGAACAGAGTGAAAGCTTGAAAAACGCCCCGTTTCAGTAACTAAAATGGGCCCAAAACTCATATCACCTAAACCAATTGCTTATTCACACGTGGAAGCTTTAAAACGCCGCCGTTTGATTAACTGAAAGCCTGTCCATGAGGCTTGAGCAAGGTAGATACTCAAaatttcagaatttttttttaaaaggtttataaatataaatattatctaccatatattaattaaacttttattcataaaatatgGATGTATAATTTACTCttatatgatttatattaatcctttttagttataatttatataacgGGCATGTCTCACAAATAGAATGGGTGTGGATGCAGTATTTTTTGTCTGCTGAGATTATGCATGTCAAATTTTGTGGACCGGAAGAAGTTTCAGTCTGCTGTGGAACATGTCAGGTCAAATAGAGCAGGTCTGACCTGCTTCCCAAGACTAGCCACACGTTCAGAAGCTTCCCAAGACAGATTTTTATTCCAATAGGAACTTTCTTTCAAACACAAAGATGTTTCACagtagactttttttttttttgaacaaatttcACAGAAGACTAAACAATCTTATTCATTTTCATCAGATTTAAGTTTCCATCTGAGAAATGCTTTGAATgatttaaattatacaattacCAACCAATTTGAGAAATGACTCAAAAccagataaaataaataaaacaagtaTTCAGAGTTCAGACAAGAGTCCCATTTTAAGGTATTTGAGAACTTATTCATCAAAAAGACCAGAAAACAGCTGGAGCGGGCTCCATACATTTCTGTTCAGTTTCTGATGGAACTCTTTTCTGGTTTCCTTCTTTACCACGGAATATGAAACTGAGCCTCTTGAACCGCTGTTTTGTTCCGTTCACGCCTGATAGCGACTTCTCTGTTTGCTTCATTGATCTCAAGACTTTTTCTGGACGTAGTAACATTGCTTCCACTGTTTCATACAcctatcaaatatcaaataaaaaaaacaacccAAGCTTTAATGGAATTAGAATGTATGATTAGTGATCACGGTTGTTCATATATCCACATGGTCTTCTTTACTTAGTCATCTGTTAAAAACATTCTTACTTTTATGTAGTTGATTTCTGAATCTAGGTTTTGAATATGTGCATACAGAATTATGGTAGGTACCTGGCAGAGATCATCAAGCTTATCAGTTACTGCGCCTCCTTCGCAAATGGCGACTACATAATCCTTGCATTCGAAGAAAAGCTTTGACAAGTCATCGTTTGTGGATATTACTGGCTCCACCATCACAAATCCTAGTGCAACCTgcatacatttttataaaattatgccATATACTAATCCAAGACTCTTATTCTAGACAAGGGCTGCACTGGGACTTTACAAGGAAAGGATAATATGTGATTTGGTGGAGGAAAACTTACAAGAGAAACAAACAGCTGCTCGAAAAGTTCAGCAGCTGGAATGTCTTCCAAGGAATTCAAGATTCCTTCCCTGTTATAAGTTTTAATGAGTGATCAAATACAGAATCCACTGTGTCTAAGGTGGCATATTATTGACACTTACACAGCTAAATCTTCATCAAAGAGTGGTGTTTGCTTAATCGCAGGCAGTGGTTTAGCCGTTTCCCACAGCTGTCGCCATAAATTACCtgataatatataacaaaataatgTTGCAAAAGAACATTGAGACCATGACTTGAAAGATTACAATTATGTGTTaaccacagaaaaaaaaagaaactgagAGAAAAGGCTGAACCTGCTTTTTGCATACGGATACTTAATTGACCTCGTGGAGGAGAAGAGTCATCTCCAGAAGAGGTATCATTCTCAGTCCAGTCTGGAGGAGAGTGCCATCTCACAAAATCCTCCAAAGTACATCCAGGATTTGCTGCCTATCATAGATGTATGTACatatacaaaatcaaattcATATCACACCAACCAACACATCAATGAGATTGATCATGCACACCTTGAATGCCTGCATGTCAGACAAGAGTTGAGAACATCCAGCTCCCATGCTGAACCATAAGAAAAGACAAGAATCCAATTTATCAAGAACattgaatatataaaaaatgtctGAATGTTAATGAATGAAAAAGTAAACCAGATAAAATGTCTATTGTTTTTCATTTAACAACTCAGGATATAGAAATTAAAAccaatagaaaatatatttctatGGAATATGGATTTGAAATAAAGCTACATGGATTATTCAATGACACTCACCTCCCTGTCCTCAATACTAGTTCTTCTGTTTCTTTAATAAGATCTTCTGTCAACAGCGGACCATCCTACATATAAAACACTAGGACTTACAGAGATGGAAAAGGTAACAACGGTTGGTTCTCAACTATGACTGAAGTTAAACTAACCTGCGTTACTGGTGCATAAACAGCTTCACCAGTTTCCAATATTGTTAAGTTTTCAACTTGGTGGTGGGCCCCTAAGCGCAGTACGAGTTCTCCTGTGCTGTTTTTAGCATACAAAAGAGACACAGGAGAACCCATCCCTTCTGAATTGTCCGAATCTTCATTGCCTGAACTGGCTTGGCTTATTGCAGCATCTAATGCTTCAGAAGCAGCTATGCAACGGACTCTCCTGTCAAGACAGCAGTTTATAACCTGTAGCCACTGGTGAACCAGGCAACTTTTTAAGTCTGGATTCTCGTCCAGAGGTATGCATGGAATGTGTCTCTCTTCATCCCAAAACCTCCTCAACTGCACACATGTAGATTATTTTGAGAGAGGTTATCAACTACTACAAGTGTGAGGAAGGATATTTTAAAAGCCAATACAATAATTAACTTACTTCATTAACAACCTTGAACCAGAACAAAGCCATTCTCCTTGGTGTTGTGAAACTTCCAATGACTTCAGCTAGCTTAACAACAAAGCTATCAGGGGGAGCAGCATGAAGATCTTTTGTGAAAGATACTCTGTTGCTAGGAGACCCCAAATCGGAGACAATCATTCTGATGAGGAAGTTACCATCTGTAAATAATTTGCCAACATTAAAAAAATgtggaaaaataaataaaagtaactGGAATATAGTTtgatgtagattttttttttcaaacaaactTACCAACATTAAACAAGGAGTTTATTAGAGACACAAGTTTTTTCTCGTCTCCTGAATCAAAACCAAGTTTATCCTCTTGTTCACCAAGAACCAGTGATTTCACTGCAGAGAGGGTCAAGCCTCCCTTCTCCTTCACTGGTGATGAATTTCCAGACGGTGCAATGAAGTCTTTCATAGTCTTAGCCCCTTTTCCAGctctaaaagaaaaagaagaagtgaTAAGGACATAGTGAGAGAGAAGGGCAAAAGTATAACTGAATCTATTCATAACTTATTAGTTAGAAACTACATGTAAAAAAAAGGAGAGATGTAAACTGTGTTAAATCTTAATTATAAAGACTCACTTGATGGCTACAGCCAGCTGCTTCACAATGGATGCTCGAGGAATACTGTTCACATCAACAGCATTTAGAGTCTCTACCAGGTAGCCAACATCAGATTCCTAGAAATCACCACCAGAGAAAATATTTCATGTAAAGCGGAGAAGCAAACAAAGATCTTGACTAAAGGATGACATGCTTTGGCAATGCCATTAGTAGCAAAAGTGATCTGGAAAGGTAGACCATAAGAATACCTTGGCTTCTTGTTCTTGCTTTGCTTTGAGAATGTATAAATTTGCGTCGTAGAAAGGTATAGCCATGGTTAAATCCTCAAATTTGTCTTGATCGTCCACTTCTTTCCTCCTCCCAATCCTTAAGTTATTCAGTTTAGTTTGCCACTCTTGCTTTTTCCTAATATGTGCAGTTCTCCACCCCTGATGCTTCACTTCATTAACCCCCTATGCACAACACTTCCAATtagcaaaactaaaaaaaaatgtatctgTGGACCAATACTCACATAGTCGCCATTATATGTGAAAGCGCCATGAAACTCTAAATATTTTGGCTATATAGTTTCAAAAATGGTTTAAGTAAACTGATTTTCTTCACATCATCCCAAAATAAAACACAACTATGTTCTGAAAGATTCTTTTACCGgagtgataaaaaaattaactagCTTACTACTTTCAAAACTCAAACTTTGAATGCATGTCAAATCCCTTGAAATATATAATCTTCACATCATCATCCTTACAAAAATACATAACTATGTTCTGCAATTTTCTTACCGGAGTAAACAAGAACGTGACTAACTTACTACTTTCCAATCCAAAATTTGAAATGTATAATTTTTCACATCGTTTTATTCATTTTCCcagttaataaaatatatattcttttttttttgtaaacataaaatatatattctatagCACGAAGATGATGATGCATAAGTGTCTTTTACCTCAGAGTAATTATGATTCCTTGTTGGttgctcctcctcttcttccagttatagaaaaaaaaaacactcgaGTTAAGAATGAACATcaccaaagaaaaaacaagagtAGAAATAGAATTGAATTTTGACACGAGACAGAACCTAAAAATAGGATTTGACTCAACCAAAAACGAGAAAACAGGGGAGAAGGGATAACAATCAAAGGTCGAGAGATAAGTGTCTATGCATCAGTCAAATTTTAGTAAATGAAAATGAAGCTAaggcctaaagggaagaaggagaGAGATTACCTCGATGGGACTTGAGATCAGTTAAGACGCGCTCCGCTTTAGCCGCGGCGGAATTGAAGGCGGTTCTAGCTTTGGATACGAAGGAAGCCGGCATCGCATCCATTATGAGGTTGCGTCTTGTCAACGACTCTGCATTGAAAGCTTGAGGAAAatgagaggagaagaagaatgtGAGAATCGATCAACGAGTAGGGAgggaagaaaaagagatttcAAGGGAAGTCATTGGAGAGAGCATAAGAAGACACTTGTCaatatttatatgtttctttTAATTTATAGGTAGATTACAGTTTATGGTATGGAATTTAATTTGGAGAGATTGACCAATCTAGATCGTCGCCTAGGATGTGGTAAGCCCATTTTCGTCAAAACTTAATATTCATTTAAAATTCTTATGATTTCCTTATATTATTTCATAGAAATTATTCTTAACAAAGCAGGTGGTTTCCACTtgtgaaaagaaaaacagattATTTCTGTCctatgtattttgatttttgtcgtcaaaataatcatttttctaATGTTGAAATGGACCAAACATTTTTGTATCATATTCTAATGTTGAAATGGGCCAAACTTATTTTGTAGAAATTCAACGGTTCGGGTATAAAGTCTCTCGAGTTATATGGGTGGGGGTGAAGTCAATAGGTAAAAGCTTGAAATTTTCCGTAGCACCCTTTTACGGTGTTTGTTGAccctttttttcttctgtaCGTCCATTTCGATTCTAGCATTTGCTTATTATAAGAAAGTTTATGTATTGCATTTGTGATGAGTATCCAACGTGGTAATCAACTACGAAGGGATGCTTTGTGAACACAAGTCAACAAAAAAGAACATGAAAGATGAGAAAGATTGCTATATCCTTGATTCCTTCGTGCTTCTGACTTTATCTCCATAATACTCGATCCAAAGTTATGTTCAATCTTATGCATTACCTGGTCAGTAGCATCAGCTAAGAGAAGATGGAAGACTAGATCTGAAATACAGATACACTTTAACTTGtttcaaatacaaataaataacacCAAAAAAGAACTGATGAGTTTATTTACCAAGTTGTTTCATGAACTTGAACAGTCACGACTCACATGTCTAACCATACCGGCAAGCTCTGCCACTTCTTTGGAGGAAGTTGTCGTATTTTGCCTCTCCCTCGTGAATTAAAACCCATATTTAGGTTAATCGATTATACCTGCAATATTGTCTATATAAACTACACGAAAACAAATGATAACAACTGCGGGGATAGCTCAGTTGGGAGAGCGTCAGACTGAAGATCTGAAGGTCGCGTGTTCGATCCACGCTCACcgcattttcatttttttctccaTTTTACAAATAGTCAATACATTTCCCAAAACACATTACTATCACCAAATTAAGAAATTCATACGTCAAAGTAACATAAATACGTcaattaatgaaatttatttagCAGATTACATTTACTTGTCTAATGACATTTAATATCATCTCAAATCTCATTAAATGTTCGATTACACCTTGTTAATAAAATGTGATCATGCGGACGTATACTAACGTCGTTGGACCATTGTTTTCTATAAtcaataaatatacatattttaattatctcAGCATCATTATTTTATGACCCATCGTGGTCTGACATCCCACACATTACCAATTTCGATTCAAATAAATACCAAATTAAGAACAATAAGATAGTTTCGGCAACGTTCTTAGCTTTGAAGAATCTTCAGTGGTTTTGTAAAGGATAATGGATGCCCTTTGGTggatatatagttttaaattccTTAAACGGGAGCAATACTTCCGTCATTACCGCTAGATCGGAAAATAAAAAACTAGAGAAGCATCAGAAGACAATATAGACAATATAGTAAAAAAAAGTCAGGAAAATGTGGCGAGTTTGCCTCTTGTTAACGTTTGTCTAGATGAAGTTTCTGTTTACTTATTTGTGGTGAAACAATAGtctcttttgtttttacttAAATGAATATAATATCATGGGTTAGTTATATAAAGCTTAAGATGAACATTCTGTCTACTTAGATCATGTGGTGAAACAATACACTTTGTTGTGTGCTCCTTTCTGCACCCAAAACAACTCTCTCTGATTGCTTTGATAATCTTTTGTTCTATTTCCTAATATTGAACTGTTATATAGTTATTTCAAACATATTCCTATTGTGATTCATATATCTTCTCTTCGATTTCAAGTGTAGTGTAACAATAGGCTTTGTATTTCTTCTGCTTATCTGCGAGATAGTGTGTATTAAGTTTCCTGTTTCGGCTCATTAAGTTTAGTTTCTTTTGATTTGTCATCTTCTGTTACTTTCTCATCAAGAAACCCTCAAAAACTACTTTCTACTACATAGGTACTATTCCAAAAACTCTACATTTAGAGATCATAACCAAACTTATTTTAGTAGATTAATGTTGTAGATGAAACAAACGCACATTCGTAGATTAATCCCCCTTCGTGAGAAGGACTCTTTCCTTGGCTATGTAGACAATGATCATTGTCGATTTCCTTGCGTTTGATGCCTATCCCCCTTCGTAAGGACTCTTTCCTTGGCTATGTAGTCAATGATCATTGTCGATTTCCTTACCGTTAGATGCCTTATGTGATGGTTTGTTTGGGACCGGAAGCCATAATGATACTCATTCCAATGAGAATCTAGGTTACCGAGCACTCAACGTCACGATCTACGGTGGAATCTCTCTAGGAACTTACTCTAGGAAGTATGTGGCACCTTTAATTTTTCTTTCGACTTGTTATCATCAGGCTTTGGCTACTGTAAGTGCTGATGTATCAATTTGGTTAGAACCAGTGGCAAAGCTAGTAAGGGGAGAGTCGATGCACATGCACccatattattttcaaaatataatatatatatttttaacaaattttaggTATACACCTATTATGATGCGTAACTATACACATATtatactctatttttttttttgaataattatacTCTATTTTTGCATCCATTAAAAAAGAGTTCTGCACTGCATTCGCCTCtggttattttttgaaaaagatcGCCTCTggttataagttataaccaCTTGTAAAGGCTGAAATAAACCGTGATGTAACGCTACATTTGTTAAGGTGGACTACATATTGGTTTGGAGCATTGAGAAACAAACGAAGCCGCGCGTATTGATCATGAAGAGACCAATTGAGTGAGAGTTAATGGAGATGAGTATTGTGTATCCTCAGATAACACAAAATTGACGATGGTTCGCGCAGCAGCTTCTGTGGGATGACCATAGCGATCCCAGAAGAGATATTTGGTTCTGTCTGAACATAAGTTTGACACTGGGAAACAAGGAAGCTCCGCGTTTAATACCCCACTTCCACAACACGCTGATGTCACGTCAGAAAAACctgaaaatcatttaaaaagaagaagatgacacTATATATACGCTGATTCGATCTTGTTTGCTAATGTTTTTTGTTCTCTATGTATCACCGCTTTGGTTTTGGTACGTGCATCATATGTGTGAGGAATGCGTGATTCTAACGATGTCGGTCccctaatttttattaattaatctgGATCAGACTAGCGATCTGAATAGTTAATTCTTAACGTACCGTAATGGGCAGGGTTGGAGACAATGTCATGTACAGAGTTAAACATATCAAAGTAAGAGTAAGCCATTGAGCTTTTCAACTCTTCTTTCAGTTGTTGCAACATCTTTATTAGAGCTTTGTTATACAAAGAGGCCAACATGTTTGCCTCTTTATTGCATTCATGGGTCGTCGAGTTCTTCTCTCTTCTGCTCGGCATGCAACCGAGTTCTGCTACTCCGAGTATTAAAAATCTACGTGCTCCAGTCTCCTGAAATGTCTATCAACAtaattttttctaataaaaCTGTATCTAAAACCAAAAACACAAATAAATGATATTTAGCTTCTTTTTAATGTTTACCTTCAATTGCGCTTTAAATCTATCGACCACTGATTGCGTATACTGTTGAGGACTACTCTTTCTCCGAAGTTGGGAAGATCGAATATAATTCAAAAGATCATTGCTGCCTATGACCATAACGAATAGAGATTTGGATAGGTGAATTTGTGCTTTGGATCGTCCAAGCTTTCTCGTGAGTGCTTTATGAATAGAGAGCCAATGTTTCAATTGCTGTGATAAAGGAATAGCTTGTCCCTGAGATATTTGAGTGAAACaatttaacaaaaagaaaaaactgagGTCAGTATGGAGAGCCTTAAAATGAAGATCTATAGGTCACGTGTTCATTCCGAGTTCACTACATTTGTATCAATATTCtatttcatcattttcatgcatgaaagaaaatatataacttaCCGGAAATTGGCTGGAGCCATCAAAGATTCCGGCACCGCCGGAGGCAAAGTTAACACCTGTTACAGCGGCGgactctctctttctccattTTAGTAAGCCTCTTAGCGAGAGGTAGGGCGGCGGTAACGGTAAACCAATTTTCTCCGCtattcaaccaaaaaaaaactcttttataATTTCCAACGTCTATTATGAGTGAGTACATTTTAATggctatataatattttcttttcataccCAAAGGACactaaaaataacatttaaaaacTTACCGATAACATCTGCGAAGTTCTTGCCGTTACAGAATCTTCCGGTGGCTTTCTTCTTAGGAAAATCGATGCCGTTGTGAGGATAATTCCCTTTGGCTAAGGAAAATGGTAAGTAGTTGTTATTTCCGGCATCAACCAACGAATCTCCGAACACATACACTCCTGGAATCGAACCTAATTTCCCGGCTGCTGCTTCTAAAACGGGAATTGAATCGAACCGGAGTAAACTGAGAAGAAGGAAAACGCTGAGGAACGGCAAGTTGTTCGCCGAcatctttttatcttttattttctggCGAGCTAATGTTTCCCTTGGGGTTGTAAGAGAGATACACGACTTGGTTTGATTTATATAGAGAGAGGAGAGATGGTAGTTATTATGACATTAAGATTGATAATGTGAATAAGAGGAACATATAAaaatgaagaagaggaagcttCTTATGTTGCCATTTTCAGACAGTTCATGTGATTCCTTATTGAAATATATCTTGCGGCTGTTTACGGCGATTTCATTTTACTACAATGAACTGTACAGGAAACATTAAGGATCATTatcaaattttagcaaaaaaataacATTAAGGATCATTGAAATAAGTCGTGCTGACTAATGATTCTATAAATGCTTTTTTCCTCAGAGATGTGAGCAAGGACATGACTCGTTTGTCCGATACCACCCGCAAATACAGCTTTCGCGGTTTTAACGGTTATTgacgttttgcaacaatcactcaaaccgCTCTACACCGGTTCAAACTGTTCTAAACCGATTCAAATTGTTGTAAACCGATTCAAACCGTTCTAAaccttttaaattcaaaatctaGTTCCAGCTAGCGTTAGCACCGCTAACTTAGCGGTTGCGGGAAGgtaaaaaaatttcttctttttctaaacacaatataaatacaaaaataaaaataaaataaaaattttaaattgaaataatataaatactaaaatatatctattatattttaatttatattataaatctataaaataaaaatattttctataattttaaaatttaaaatataattttataaatataatgtttatattttattataatattatgatgtttaatatttttataattatataaaatgtaaatattgttaatttattatttaaccgatGTTCTATTTGGTGGTTAACGAGTCATAAATATTctgcaaacgcaccaatttctaaccgcaataacagtcgtacaaatcttttaaaaccacttaaaaccgcaaccacccgcatctgTAAACTCCCGTAACCGCAACTGATGCGGTTCCACCAGTCATGTCCTACGTCATGAAATAGATGTTCATGTTTCCTTTGTCTGATGGGAATCATGGGACTCCCCTTGATAAACTGACACACCAAGAAATAATAGATAATGTATTTATATTCTAGTTTAAAATTtccaaacaatatatataaaatgggTTTTActagtataatatttttgaaaatatatataaataatatttcattttaattgtgactccatt of the Brassica rapa cultivar Chiifu-401-42 chromosome A03, CAAS_Brap_v3.01, whole genome shotgun sequence genome contains:
- the LOC103857010 gene encoding GDSL esterase/lipase At5g55050-like: MSANNLPFLSVFLLLSLLRFDSIPVLEAAAGKLGSIPGVYVFGDSLVDAGNNNYLPFSLAKGNYPHNGIDFPKKKATGRFCNGKNFADVIAEKIGLPLPPPYLSLRGLLKWRKRESAAVTGVNFASGGAGIFDGSSQFPGQAIPLSQQLKHWLSIHKALTRKLGRSKAQIHLSKSLFVMVIGSNDLLNYIRSSQLRRKSSPQQYTQSVVDRFKAQLKTFQETGARRFLILGVAELGCMPSRREKNSTTHECNKEANMLASLYNKALIKMLQQLKEELKSSMAYSYFDMFNSVHDIVSNPAHYGTLRINYSDR
- the LOC103857008 gene encoding rab3 GTPase-activating protein catalytic subunit-like isoform X1 encodes the protein MDAMPASFVSKARTAFNSAAAKAERVLTDLKSHREEEEQPTRNHNYSEGVNEVKHQGWRTAHIRKKQEWQTKLNNLRIGRRKEVDDQDKFEDLTMAIPFYDANLYILKAKQEQEAKESDVGYLVETLNAVDVNSIPRASIVKQLAVAIKAGKGAKTMKDFIAPSGNSSPVKEKGGLTLSAVKSLVLGEQEDKLGFDSGDEKKLVSLINSLFNVDGNFLIRMIVSDLGSPSNRVSFTKDLHAAPPDSFVVKLAEVIGSFTTPRRMALFWFKVVNELRRFWDEERHIPCIPLDENPDLKSCLVHQWLQVINCCLDRRVRCIAASEALDAAISQASSGNEDSDNSEGMGSPVSLLYAKNSTGELVLRLGAHHQVENLTILETGEAVYAPVTQDGPLLTEDLIKETEELVLRTGSMGAGCSQLLSDMQAFKAANPGCTLEDFVRWHSPPDWTENDTSSGDDSSPPRGQLSIRMQKAGNLWRQLWETAKPLPAIKQTPLFDEDLAVEGILNSLEDIPAAELFEQLFVSLVALGFVMVEPVISTNDDLSKLFFECKDYVVAICEGGAVTDKLDDLCQVYETVEAMLLRPEKVLRSMKQTEKSLSGVNGTKQRFKRLSFIFRGKEGNQKRVPSETEQKCMEPAPAVFWSF
- the LOC103857008 gene encoding rab3 GTPase-activating protein catalytic subunit-like isoform X2; translation: MDAMPASFVSKARTAFNSAAAKAERVLTDLKSHREEEQPTRNHNYSEGVNEVKHQGWRTAHIRKKQEWQTKLNNLRIGRRKEVDDQDKFEDLTMAIPFYDANLYILKAKQEQEAKESDVGYLVETLNAVDVNSIPRASIVKQLAVAIKAGKGAKTMKDFIAPSGNSSPVKEKGGLTLSAVKSLVLGEQEDKLGFDSGDEKKLVSLINSLFNVDGNFLIRMIVSDLGSPSNRVSFTKDLHAAPPDSFVVKLAEVIGSFTTPRRMALFWFKVVNELRRFWDEERHIPCIPLDENPDLKSCLVHQWLQVINCCLDRRVRCIAASEALDAAISQASSGNEDSDNSEGMGSPVSLLYAKNSTGELVLRLGAHHQVENLTILETGEAVYAPVTQDGPLLTEDLIKETEELVLRTGSMGAGCSQLLSDMQAFKAANPGCTLEDFVRWHSPPDWTENDTSSGDDSSPPRGQLSIRMQKAGNLWRQLWETAKPLPAIKQTPLFDEDLAVEGILNSLEDIPAAELFEQLFVSLVALGFVMVEPVISTNDDLSKLFFECKDYVVAICEGGAVTDKLDDLCQVYETVEAMLLRPEKVLRSMKQTEKSLSGVNGTKQRFKRLSFIFRGKEGNQKRVPSETEQKCMEPAPAVFWSF